GGCCCGAACTGCGGTCACGCTCACCAAGAGCCGGTGCGCAATGCATTGAAGGACGTTGGTCGCAACGATCCTTGCCCGTGCGGCAGTGAGAAGAAATTCAAGAAGTGCCACGGGGCATAAGCCACGCTAAAAAACCAGATGTAGGCAAGCTTGTGTTGCTCGCGAAGGCGGTGTGTCAGTCACTGAATTCATACCTGACCCACCGCCTTCGCGAGCAAGCCCGCTCCCAATAATCGCATTTCAGGTCAGAGTTTGCGCTGGAACTGCAATTCCACCTCAAGCCCTCCTCCTTCCCGATTCCTCAAACTCAACCGCCCCTCATGCGCCCTGGCGATGGTGTGGGCAATGCTCAAACCAACCCATATCCGCCGGTCTCGGCATTGCGTGAGCCTTCCACCCGGTAAAACGGTTCCATCACTTGCTCCAGCTGTTCCTGGGGAATCCCCGGGCCACGGTCGCTGATAACAATCTTCAAGCTGTTGGCCTGGTCCTCGACCCGCACCACTACGTCACTGCCATAACGCACCGCGTTTTCCAGCAAATTCTGCACGCACCGTTTGAGGCTGCGGGCGTAGCCCGGTAACGGTTGTTTCGCACGGCCTTCGATGCGCACGCTTTCACCGACGTCTTCCAGGTCCGCCTGCAAACTTTGCAGCAAGGCATTGATGTCGATGTTCTGCCGCGCCTCGTTGATTTCACCGCTGCTGACGAAATCCAGGGTGCTGGAGACCATGTGCTCCATTTCTTCCAGGTCACTGCGAAAACGCTCACGGGTACGGGTGTCCTCAAGCATCTCCGTGCGCAAGCGCAAGCGTGTGATCGGTGAACGCAGGTCGTGAGAAATCGCCGCAAGAAAACGCGTGCGTTCGGCAATGTTGGCAATCAGGCGTTGCTGCATCGCGTTAAAGGCCTGTGCGGCGCGGCGTACCTCGGTGGGCCCATCCAACGATAGCGGCGGGCGCTGAATATCCCGCCCCAAGGCCTCGGCAGCCTTGGCCAAGGCGTTGAGTGGACGGATGGCCAGGCGCACCGCTACCAGGGCGATCACCACCAGCACCAAGACACGCAACAGGTAAATGCGCATGACGTAATCGAACAGCAAATCCAGCGGCGAGGTGCTGGTCCAGCCCTGCTCTTCACGGGCGTCCACCTGCAGCCAGCGGCCATCGGGCAGGCGCAGGTCGATGAGAATTGCCCCACCACTGGTTTGGAACCGAGCAAAGTCGACAGCCCGGCGGTTTGCCCTTCGCCATCCACCAGCGACAGGCGCAGCAGGATCAGGGTCTGGGCGTAGCCGGTTTTCTCCGAGAGCACCTTCTTGATCAGCCGCTCGGTGGGCCGGTCGCTGTCAGTGAGGCTGCTGGGCGTATTGCTCGCTTGATCACTTAAGGTCAGGCGGAAATGCGGCGTATCCAGCAACTTGATCAGTTGGTCCGCCTGCTGCGGATCGCTGTGCACCAGCCGCACCACATCCGCCAGGCGCGTGGCGATCAGCCGCGCAGGAATCTCCAGCACCTGGCCGTGGCGGCGGTCGTACCAGATGCTGCTGGTCAGGGCCTGTGCCGCGAGCATGCCGCTGACCAGGATCAGCACCAGCCGCCCAAACAGCGAACGCGGCAGCAGTCTCACGAGCCCAGCACCACATCATCAGCGGTGAGCATATAGCCCTCGTTGCGCACGGTCTTGATCAGCCCCGCCGGCAATTGCGAGCGCAGGCGGCTGACGCATACGTCGATGGAACGGTCGAACGGCGTACTGTCCTTGTCGAACACATGGTTGAGCAGAAAGTCGCGGCTCAACGGCCGGTTGGGGTGCTGCAGCAACAGGCGCAACACGCGGTAATCCGAGTTGCCCAGGCTGACCACCACC
The Pseudomonas poae DNA segment above includes these coding regions:
- a CDS encoding zinc chelation protein SecC: MTQQPHVHGPDCNHDHDHDHHDHDHDHGHVHGPNCGHAHQEPVRNALKDVGRNDPCPCGSEKKFKKCHGA